A stretch of the uncultured Desulfobacter sp. genome encodes the following:
- a CDS encoding multiheme c-type cytochrome has product MNKKHFFVMGALVTVFLANWTQAAFARTNAASECIRCHRPLNPSLVKDWELSSMAVSGMECTQCHGSAHTNETDSKKAVMPNIKVCGTCHTTQAKRFTMGKHGKAEAALSISAMGKKVKAQASGVFDKSCATCHNSICKDGGRCNACHGSHRFSAREARKPEACLPCHMGNHPQYEAYGNSRHGALYRARGLDGSVPTCATCHMPDGDHMVKTSWGFFGVRGEEPDPQISADQETVKGAVEMLGPILAPDSFRPDMAEWTEHRNKMVEICSQCHAKSRVRENLAACDDIVAQANHLAAGFIKSADKLKEQGILDQKEYFWLIRDKMHAQRMGMYISAFHQSPEGVLLELIHFKRATMAVQKQQSEKIDLK; this is encoded by the coding sequence ATGAATAAAAAGCATTTTTTTGTAATGGGGGCGCTGGTAACGGTATTTCTTGCCAATTGGACACAGGCGGCCTTTGCCCGGACCAATGCTGCCAGTGAGTGCATCCGGTGCCACCGGCCGCTCAACCCCTCCCTGGTTAAAGACTGGGAGCTGTCCAGTATGGCGGTCTCGGGTATGGAATGCACCCAGTGTCACGGTTCGGCACACACCAATGAGACCGATTCAAAAAAAGCTGTCATGCCGAATATCAAGGTGTGTGGTACTTGCCACACAACTCAGGCAAAGCGGTTTACCATGGGCAAACACGGCAAAGCCGAAGCCGCATTGTCCATCTCCGCCATGGGGAAAAAGGTAAAGGCCCAGGCTTCTGGTGTTTTTGATAAATCCTGCGCAACCTGCCACAACAGCATCTGTAAGGACGGAGGGCGGTGCAACGCCTGCCACGGCAGCCACAGGTTTTCCGCCCGGGAAGCGCGCAAACCCGAAGCCTGTCTTCCCTGCCACATGGGCAATCACCCCCAGTATGAAGCCTATGGAAATTCAAGGCACGGCGCCTTGTACCGCGCCCGGGGGCTGGACGGTAGTGTTCCCACATGTGCGACCTGCCATATGCCCGATGGGGATCACATGGTCAAAACCAGTTGGGGCTTTTTTGGGGTTCGGGGCGAAGAACCTGATCCACAGATTTCCGCCGATCAGGAGACCGTCAAAGGGGCAGTGGAAATGCTCGGTCCGATTCTGGCCCCGGACAGTTTCAGGCCTGATATGGCAGAATGGACCGAACATCGAAATAAGATGGTAGAGATTTGCAGCCAATGCCATGCCAAATCCCGGGTCCGGGAAAATCTGGCCGCCTGTGACGATATTGTTGCCCAGGCCAATCACCTGGCCGCCGGATTCATTAAGTCTGCAGACAAACTTAAAGAACAAGGTATTTTGGATCAAAAGGAATATTTTTGGCTTATTCGGGACAAGATGCACGCCCAGCGGATGGGCATGTATATCAGTGCATTTCATCAATCTCCCGAAGGTGTCCTTTTGGAACTGATCCATTTCAAGCGGGCCACGATGGCGGTTCAAAAGCAGCAGTCTGAAAAAATAGACTTAAAATAA
- a CDS encoding Crp/Fnr family transcriptional regulator, whose amino-acid sequence MQLNKESDPYLFKTLLPHHYKDFIQYGINRHMPPKTYLFHEGEPAIRCYLVVEGCLKLSKLNAQGREIILRYISSGEMTATPIVLKDGIYPVTAQAIKDTEVISWDRNGFLEIVQKYPEITLDLISLLFERMEALQQRYLDICSEQAPLRIAKFMINLMANTGRKKGNKVYIDIPLSRQNIADHIGASMFTVSRTLSAWEKNGWVKSSRESITIIDPGALETFANQ is encoded by the coding sequence TTGCAATTAAATAAAGAATCAGATCCTTATCTTTTTAAGACACTGCTTCCCCACCATTATAAAGATTTTATTCAATATGGTATAAACAGGCACATGCCGCCCAAGACGTATCTGTTCCATGAAGGGGAGCCTGCCATAAGGTGCTATCTGGTGGTTGAAGGGTGCCTGAAGCTGTCAAAACTTAATGCCCAGGGCCGGGAAATTATTCTTCGCTATATCTCTTCCGGGGAAATGACGGCCACCCCCATTGTTCTTAAAGACGGCATTTATCCGGTGACGGCCCAAGCAATCAAAGATACGGAAGTCATCTCCTGGGACAGAAACGGGTTTCTTGAGATTGTTCAAAAATATCCTGAAATCACGTTGGACTTGATCTCTCTGCTTTTCGAACGTATGGAGGCCCTGCAGCAACGTTACCTGGACATATGTTCGGAACAGGCACCCCTGCGCATCGCAAAATTCATGATCAACCTGATGGCTAACACTGGCCGCAAAAAGGGAAACAAAGTGTACATTGATATTCCCCTGAGCCGACAGAATATTGCGGACCATATCGGTGCCTCTATGTTTACAGTCAGCCGCACGTTAAGTGCCTGGGAAAAAAACGGCTGGGTAAAATCATCCCGTGAAAGCATCACCATTATTGACCCCGGTGCATTGGAAACTTTTGCAAATCAATAA
- a CDS encoding HPP family protein, with protein MIPFFKKMAGGGRRPPKVNSSEILWSWLGAFLGITPVAYLNYNLLSGSDFVYIIGSFGASAVLVYGAVRSPLAQPRNLIGGHLLSAFVGVACWQLFHPLPWFAAAFSVATSIALMHATQTLHPPGGATALIAVIGSEKIHEIGFWYMLIPVGSGVVIMLIVALVINNLATRRKYPEYWF; from the coding sequence ATGATACCTTTTTTTAAAAAAATGGCCGGTGGCGGGCGGCGTCCACCCAAAGTAAACTCAAGCGAGATACTTTGGTCTTGGCTAGGGGCTTTTCTGGGGATCACCCCGGTGGCCTATTTGAATTACAATCTCTTATCCGGAAGTGATTTTGTTTATATCATCGGCTCATTCGGCGCGTCAGCGGTGCTGGTCTATGGTGCCGTCAGAAGTCCTTTGGCCCAGCCCAGAAACCTCATTGGCGGCCATCTGCTTTCTGCCTTTGTGGGCGTAGCCTGTTGGCAGCTTTTCCATCCCCTCCCATGGTTTGCGGCAGCCTTTTCCGTTGCAACGTCTATTGCCCTGATGCATGCTACCCAGACCCTTCATCCCCCTGGTGGGGCAACGGCCCTGATCGCTGTGATCGGCAGCGAAAAAATACACGAAATAGGCTTCTGGTACATGCTGATCCCCGTAGGGAGTGGCGTGGTAATCATGTTGATTGTTGCCCTGGTCATCAACAATTTGGCCACCAGAAGAAAATACCCCGAATACTGGTTTTAA
- a CDS encoding CBS domain-containing protein: MNFSRINECFQTITDQDVLEAMKEIPGYLDITPSDFIEVYRIAFEHAVNRITTAILAEHVMTRKVVSVFEDAPLLEAACRMRDHDISGVPVLNEQGAVTGVISEKDFLSRMTEKKGPSFMQVLIQCMDDSRCLARPLKALKARDIMSSPPVTVHKSLRLLDVANLMDRKNINRVPVCGDNNIPIGIIARSDLVQAMC, translated from the coding sequence ATGAACTTCAGCCGTATCAATGAGTGCTTTCAGACTATCACAGACCAGGATGTACTGGAGGCGATGAAGGAGATTCCTGGATATCTGGATATCACGCCGTCTGACTTTATAGAGGTATACCGGATTGCTTTTGAACATGCGGTTAACCGTATTACGACTGCCATTTTAGCAGAACATGTGATGACTCGAAAGGTTGTTTCCGTTTTTGAAGACGCACCGCTTTTAGAAGCCGCCTGCCGGATGCGAGATCACGATATTTCCGGTGTTCCGGTACTCAATGAACAGGGTGCCGTAACCGGCGTCATATCTGAAAAAGATTTTCTGTCCAGAATGACTGAAAAAAAAGGCCCGTCGTTCATGCAGGTGCTGATTCAGTGTATGGATGACAGCCGTTGTCTTGCCCGGCCCTTAAAAGCACTGAAGGCCAGAGACATCATGTCTTCTCCGCCGGTGACTGTCCACAAAAGTCTCAGGTTGCTGGACGTGGCCAACCTTATGGATCGGAAAAATATTAACCGGGTCCCGGTGTGTGGGGATAACAACATTCCGATAGGGATAATTGCCCGGTCAGACCTTGTCCAGGCCATGTGCTGA
- a CDS encoding type 1 glutamine amidotransferase has product MRVHYLQHVPFEDLGMMSPALIAGGHQLTGTQVFKPCTLPSVDDFDCLIVMGGPMGVNDEVACPWLYEEKQLIEQSVRYNKKILGICLGAQLIAQVMGADVYKNKYREIGWFDIEVCEEINDTILAGVFPQQARVFHWHGDTFDIPKGAVHIAKSEACLNQGFVFEDHIIGFQFHLESTQQTIENLVLNCKDEIDGSKYVQSETEILSMKRNFSHSNNIMNGVLDSLAR; this is encoded by the coding sequence ATGAGAGTTCATTATCTGCAACATGTCCCATTTGAAGATCTTGGCATGATGAGCCCGGCATTAATAGCCGGCGGCCATCAGTTAACAGGAACTCAGGTTTTTAAACCCTGCACTCTCCCATCAGTTGACGATTTTGACTGTTTAATTGTTATGGGAGGTCCCATGGGGGTAAATGACGAAGTTGCATGCCCCTGGCTTTATGAAGAAAAACAATTAATTGAGCAGTCCGTCAGGTACAACAAAAAGATTCTGGGAATCTGCCTGGGAGCCCAATTAATTGCCCAGGTGATGGGGGCCGATGTTTATAAAAATAAATATAGGGAGATCGGTTGGTTTGACATAGAAGTCTGCGAAGAGATCAATGATACTATTCTGGCCGGCGTTTTTCCCCAGCAGGCACGAGTTTTCCATTGGCATGGGGATACGTTTGATATTCCAAAAGGAGCGGTACACATTGCAAAAAGTGAAGCCTGTCTAAACCAGGGCTTTGTTTTCGAAGATCATATTATTGGATTTCAATTCCATCTGGAATCTACACAGCAGACTATCGAAAACCTGGTTCTGAACTGTAAAGACGAAATTGATGGATCAAAATACGTTCAATCGGAAACAGAAATTTTATCAATGAAGCGTAATTTTTCACACAGCAATAATATCATGAATGGTGTTCTGGATTCATTGGCCAGGTAA
- a CDS encoding cupin, with protein sequence MKVLKLTETNEFTSGAMKRFFLVQTSEFFKIINFNLDAGVTFPVHSHDLDGELSIQVLEGKGWFLGENDTKIPANKGDILISEIREPHGVMADTPMRIIVTIAPPI encoded by the coding sequence ATGAAAGTTTTAAAACTCACAGAAACCAACGAGTTTACCTCTGGAGCGATGAAGAGATTTTTTTTAGTTCAAACTTCAGAGTTTTTCAAAATTATCAATTTCAATCTGGATGCCGGTGTGACGTTCCCGGTTCATTCCCACGATCTGGATGGGGAATTGTCCATCCAGGTTCTTGAGGGCAAGGGATGGTTTCTGGGGGAGAACGATACCAAGATTCCAGCCAATAAGGGGGATATCCTGATTTCGGAAATCAGGGAACCCCATGGTGTAATGGCAGACACCCCAATGCGAATCATTGTCACCATTGCACCTCCAATTTGA
- a CDS encoding 4Fe-4S dicluster domain-containing protein, whose protein sequence is MKWAMDAEKEISKVPFFVRKKVRKWVETEAAERGDAKVLLDHVHASRKRFLSNMESEIKGYQIEACFNQGGGANSCIENNTLMTRLEALLEAEDLLGFLRKNVPGKLRFHHEFRISISLCPNACSQPQIKDIGIIAAMYPRTEEILCSGCLSCVNVCKEKAVALSNTPFPLINTQTCLGCGACVRACPEGCILAGDSGYRVLLGGRLGRHPRLARELQHLFTEDQVLEVVRACLAYYKEYRGAGQRFSVLLGDDDTPREILQTVLPQ, encoded by the coding sequence ATGAAATGGGCTATGGATGCTGAAAAAGAAATATCAAAAGTTCCATTTTTTGTGAGAAAAAAGGTTCGGAAATGGGTTGAAACGGAGGCAGCCGAACGCGGAGACGCCAAAGTTTTATTGGATCATGTCCATGCATCACGCAAACGCTTTTTGTCCAACATGGAATCGGAAATTAAAGGATATCAGATAGAGGCTTGTTTCAACCAAGGGGGGGGGGCCAATAGTTGCATTGAAAATAATACTTTAATGACACGGCTTGAAGCCCTGCTTGAGGCAGAAGACCTTTTAGGATTTCTAAGGAAAAACGTTCCGGGCAAGCTCAGATTCCATCATGAATTTCGGATCAGCATTTCCCTCTGCCCCAATGCTTGTTCCCAGCCACAGATAAAGGATATTGGTATCATTGCCGCCATGTATCCCAGAACGGAAGAAATCCTATGCAGCGGATGTTTGTCCTGTGTTAATGTCTGCAAGGAAAAAGCGGTTGCCCTGTCTAATACTCCTTTTCCCCTCATTAACACTCAGACCTGCCTTGGCTGTGGTGCCTGTGTTCGCGCCTGCCCCGAAGGGTGCATCCTGGCTGGAGATAGTGGATACCGTGTTTTACTCGGTGGCCGGTTAGGCCGCCATCCCAGGCTTGCCCGTGAGCTGCAACACCTCTTTACCGAAGATCAGGTTCTTGAAGTGGTAAGGGCCTGCCTGGCGTACTACAAAGAGTACCGCGGGGCAGGCCAAAGGTTTTCAGTCCTACTGGGCGATGACGATACCCCCCGGGAGATTCTTCAAACTGTTCTGCCGCAGTAA
- the hcp gene encoding hydroxylamine reductase, with amino-acid sequence MFCFQCQETAKNQGCTINGMCGKKGSTANLQDLLIYNLKGIAVLAQTAKAAGIEVPASNGKFIAEGLFTTITNVNFNDDDIVNWINRAQAVKKTLFDSVKDKVGTNLHDCVTWFSNDSSEFAAKAEAVGVLSTENEDVRSLRELLVIGLKGICAYADHAAVLGVTKDEIWDFLYEALNSTTQDLSVDEMVAMVMKAGETAVTTMAALDQANTQAYGNPEITEVNIGVGTNPGILISGHDLKDMEELLEQTKGTGVDVYTHGEMLPANYYPAFKKYDHLKGNYGGSWWHQNEDFETFNGPILMTTNCIIPIKKKNTYQDKLFTTGVVSYPDTIHIPDRTNGGTKDFSKIVALAKTCQPPTEIETGTIVGGFAHNQVLALADKVVEAIKSGAIKRFIVMAGCDGRQKDRNYFTEVAEKLPKDAVILTAGCAKYRYNKLNLGDIGGIPRVLDAGQCNDSYSLAVIAMKLRDAFGLDHINELPISFDIGWYEQKAVAVLLALLHLGVKGIRLGPTLPAFVSPAVLNVLVENFDIKPIGDVDADIAAMMAGN; translated from the coding sequence ATGTTTTGTTTTCAATGTCAGGAAACCGCTAAAAATCAGGGATGTACCATTAACGGAATGTGTGGCAAAAAAGGAAGCACGGCAAATCTTCAGGATCTTTTAATTTATAATTTAAAAGGGATTGCTGTCCTTGCACAGACAGCAAAAGCGGCAGGGATTGAGGTCCCGGCATCCAACGGTAAATTTATTGCCGAAGGACTTTTCACAACCATCACAAATGTCAATTTCAATGATGACGATATAGTGAACTGGATCAACCGTGCCCAGGCTGTTAAAAAGACCTTGTTTGATAGTGTTAAAGACAAAGTCGGAACCAATCTCCATGACTGTGTAACCTGGTTTTCTAATGATTCTTCCGAATTTGCAGCCAAGGCAGAAGCCGTTGGTGTACTTTCAACTGAAAATGAAGATGTTAGATCTCTTCGGGAGCTTCTAGTTATCGGTCTGAAAGGTATCTGTGCATATGCGGACCATGCTGCGGTACTCGGTGTCACTAAAGATGAAATCTGGGATTTTCTGTATGAGGCATTAAACTCTACCACCCAGGATCTGAGCGTTGATGAAATGGTCGCCATGGTTATGAAAGCCGGTGAAACAGCTGTGACAACAATGGCTGCTTTGGACCAGGCCAATACCCAGGCCTATGGAAACCCGGAGATAACAGAAGTCAACATCGGTGTGGGGACAAATCCTGGAATCCTGATTTCCGGCCACGATCTCAAAGATATGGAGGAACTGTTGGAGCAGACAAAAGGTACGGGCGTTGATGTATACACCCACGGCGAAATGCTGCCGGCCAATTATTATCCTGCATTTAAAAAATATGATCATCTGAAAGGCAATTACGGCGGCTCCTGGTGGCACCAGAATGAAGATTTTGAAACATTTAACGGCCCTATCCTGATGACAACCAACTGCATTATTCCCATTAAAAAGAAAAATACGTATCAGGACAAACTTTTTACGACCGGGGTCGTCTCCTATCCAGACACAATCCATATTCCGGATAGGACCAATGGCGGTACCAAAGATTTTTCAAAAATTGTAGCGTTGGCAAAAACCTGTCAACCGCCCACTGAGATAGAAACAGGTACGATCGTTGGCGGATTTGCACATAACCAGGTACTGGCCCTGGCCGATAAGGTGGTTGAGGCAATTAAATCAGGTGCCATCAAACGCTTCATTGTCATGGCCGGATGCGATGGCCGCCAAAAAGACCGCAACTATTTTACTGAAGTAGCTGAAAAATTACCCAAAGATGCCGTGATCCTCACGGCCGGGTGTGCAAAATACAGATATAATAAACTCAATTTGGGCGATATTGGAGGAATTCCACGGGTGCTGGACGCAGGACAGTGCAACGATTCATACTCACTGGCTGTGATCGCCATGAAACTACGGGATGCATTCGGGCTGGATCATATTAATGAACTTCCAATATCCTTTGATATCGGTTGGTATGAACAAAAAGCTGTCGCGGTTCTATTGGCATTGTTGCACCTGGGCGTAAAGGGTATTCGTTTAGGTCCCACACTGCCTGCATTTGTATCACCTGCGGTATTGAATGTCCTGGTTGAAAATTTTGATATCAAACCTATTGGTGACGTTGATGCTGATATTGCAGCCATGATGGCAGGCAATTAG
- a CDS encoding rubredoxin, with product MEKYECIPCGWVYDPEEGDDAGNIEPGTAFEDLPGDWTCPVCGVGKDEFQKIE from the coding sequence ATGGAAAAATATGAATGTATCCCCTGTGGCTGGGTATATGATCCTGAAGAAGGAGATGATGCTGGAAATATTGAGCCCGGCACCGCTTTTGAAGATTTGCCTGGTGATTGGACCTGCCCGGTTTGCGGCGTGGGAAAAGATGAGTTTCAAAAAATAGAATAA
- a CDS encoding ATP-binding protein, translating to MRINIAMNSDKNINAKFTESHFQKFRLLLISVFMFIALVPLVSFGLNGISRSKQMIKDRAASYLTNLAIRNAESIKHFILERVNDIHLVSSLLDMSEPNFRHHLNQIVNDLHRPYIDFFIVTQSGQLIFNTGPKKINDQIIEMALQAQLSWQGTKITKIFKITKNNEQLPVLMLSKSLLLNTAKDELHFLCGLVDFRAVSVLLQENKMEDTGEVYLIDEAGWFLSTSRFGAKTLETRVSVTNNKSEGDLAAYQAIDYRGKSVLQARQNIDFFGWTVMADQDMGEILNRIRILEKKAFIYALVTGGLVFILAFFISTAIVNMVKEKYQREKEMEFQVIQKEKLASMGLLTSGLAHELNTPLANALLYTQIALEEIEDDNFDPESVSQHLLTVIDEVKQGSSVIKNLLYFSRHIQSDLQTVNCNDLLNKLMEITIPHCDAKNIQVKLALESDIPDVLADPSTLQSIVTNLVANAIEAMPDGGNLSLSTRFVPVLKLVKIEVSDSGIGISKEDISNIFNPFYSTKKPGEGTGLGLFISYEMARKLGGDLKVVSSTRNETSKTGTHFTLELPIKA from the coding sequence ATGAGAATCAATATTGCAATGAATAGTGATAAAAACATCAATGCCAAATTTACAGAATCGCATTTTCAGAAATTTCGTTTGCTTCTGATTTCCGTGTTTATGTTTATCGCATTAGTTCCGCTGGTTTCTTTTGGATTGAATGGGATATCACGAAGCAAGCAGATGATCAAGGATAGAGCTGCTTCCTACCTTACTAATCTGGCGATAAGAAACGCAGAATCTATAAAACATTTTATACTGGAGCGGGTGAATGATATTCACCTGGTCAGCAGTCTCTTAGATATGTCGGAACCAAATTTCAGACATCATCTCAATCAAATAGTCAATGATTTGCACAGGCCTTATATTGACTTTTTTATCGTTACTCAGTCAGGTCAGCTCATTTTTAATACAGGACCAAAAAAGATCAACGACCAAATTATAGAGATGGCGTTACAGGCACAACTGTCATGGCAAGGAACTAAAATAACCAAGATATTCAAAATAACGAAAAACAATGAACAGCTCCCTGTATTGATGCTGTCAAAATCGTTACTTTTAAATACGGCAAAAGATGAACTTCATTTTTTATGCGGGTTGGTGGATTTCAGAGCCGTAAGTGTGCTGCTCCAAGAAAACAAGATGGAAGATACCGGCGAAGTTTATTTAATTGACGAAGCAGGATGGTTTTTATCTACTTCCCGGTTTGGAGCCAAAACACTTGAGACAAGGGTTTCAGTGACAAATAATAAGTCCGAAGGCGATTTGGCCGCCTATCAAGCCATCGATTATCGGGGTAAATCTGTTCTTCAGGCCAGACAGAATATCGATTTTTTTGGCTGGACCGTTATGGCAGATCAGGATATGGGGGAAATTTTAAATCGAATCAGGATTCTGGAGAAAAAGGCCTTTATTTATGCGTTAGTGACCGGGGGGCTTGTTTTCATTTTGGCATTTTTTATCTCAACTGCTATCGTGAATATGGTGAAGGAAAAGTATCAACGGGAAAAGGAAATGGAATTTCAGGTCATTCAAAAAGAAAAACTGGCATCTATGGGGCTTCTGACTTCAGGCCTTGCCCATGAATTGAATACCCCTTTGGCCAATGCTCTTCTATATACACAGATTGCCCTGGAAGAGATAGAGGATGACAATTTTGACCCAGAAAGCGTCTCTCAACATTTATTGACCGTTATTGATGAAGTGAAACAGGGCAGCAGTGTTATAAAAAATCTTTTGTATTTCTCAAGGCACATACAAAGTGACTTGCAAACAGTCAATTGTAATGATCTATTGAACAAATTGATGGAAATCACGATTCCTCACTGCGATGCAAAAAACATTCAAGTCAAATTGGCTTTGGAATCTGATATACCAGATGTTTTGGCAGATCCCAGCACCTTACAGTCCATTGTAACCAACCTCGTGGCCAATGCTATAGAGGCAATGCCTGACGGTGGAAATCTTTCGTTGAGCACCCGTTTTGTTCCGGTTTTAAAACTGGTCAAAATTGAGGTTTCAGATTCCGGTATCGGAATCTCCAAAGAAGATATATCAAATATCTTCAATCCGTTTTATTCAACCAAAAAACCAGGAGAAGGAACAGGGCTTGGGCTTTTTATCAGCTATGAAATGGCACGGAAACTTGGGGGAGATCTAAAGGTAGTCAGTTCAACCCGGAATGAGACGAGCAAAACCGGGACACATTTTACGCTGGAACTTCCAATTAAGGCTTAA
- a CDS encoding sigma-54 dependent transcriptional regulator, with protein sequence MDDVPFKILIVEDDINLNRGLVHVIKKMGYEAHSTETGEQALKLIKKHSFDLIIADFKLPGIDGKQVLKAAKQFDAGIMVIMITAYGTVDTAVAAMKEGAEDYILKPFDVEEFKVIVKKTLEKKALLMDNTRLKRQLKHKYTFDNIIGNSPGMTEVFKTIHHVKDSRTTVLIRGETGTGKELVARAIHYNGNRAAKSYVPVNCAAISESLMSSELFGHVKGAFTGAVSDKKGVFEAAEGGTLFLDEIGDIGKGLQQTLLRAIESGEIQPVGSFKQKKVQVRIIAATNRNLEDMVEKGGFRDDLYYRLNVVTVSLPPLRERVDDIVLLAYHFLKRYTTQNNKRIDRISPDAMKLMEKYNWPGNVRELENIIERATLFEESPVLSVTSLPSIFRHAVSISPRRNINSLDQMNRTHIEEVLESTGGNKTEASKILGINRSTLYRIMKRFKIQ encoded by the coding sequence ATGGATGACGTACCATTTAAAATACTAATTGTGGAAGATGATATAAATTTAAACAGAGGGCTTGTACATGTCATAAAGAAAATGGGATACGAGGCCCATTCGACAGAGACTGGGGAACAAGCCCTGAAATTGATTAAAAAACATTCATTTGACCTGATAATCGCAGATTTCAAGCTTCCGGGTATTGACGGCAAACAGGTTCTCAAAGCAGCAAAGCAATTCGACGCCGGAATCATGGTTATCATGATTACAGCCTATGGCACGGTAGATACTGCCGTTGCTGCCATGAAAGAAGGAGCAGAAGATTATATTCTAAAGCCCTTTGATGTGGAAGAATTTAAAGTCATCGTCAAGAAGACATTGGAAAAAAAAGCCCTCCTCATGGATAATACCCGGTTAAAGCGTCAGTTAAAGCACAAATATACATTTGATAATATCATCGGTAACAGTCCTGGTATGACAGAGGTTTTTAAAACCATTCACCATGTAAAGGATTCCAGAACCACAGTACTGATTCGCGGTGAAACCGGTACCGGAAAAGAGTTGGTGGCAAGGGCCATTCACTATAATGGAAACCGGGCAGCAAAATCCTATGTACCCGTAAACTGTGCTGCAATCAGTGAAAGTTTAATGAGCAGCGAATTATTCGGCCACGTAAAAGGCGCATTTACTGGTGCCGTATCTGATAAAAAGGGCGTTTTTGAGGCTGCCGAAGGAGGTACTCTGTTTCTTGATGAAATAGGGGATATCGGAAAAGGCCTTCAACAAACCCTTCTACGGGCGATTGAGAGCGGAGAAATTCAACCGGTCGGATCATTTAAACAAAAAAAGGTCCAAGTTCGAATTATTGCGGCCACAAACAGAAATCTTGAGGACATGGTAGAAAAAGGAGGCTTTAGGGATGACTTGTATTATAGGCTTAATGTTGTCACGGTAAGCTTACCGCCATTACGTGAACGTGTTGATGATATTGTACTGTTGGCCTATCATTTTTTAAAACGCTATACGACTCAAAACAACAAACGGATTGATCGCATATCTCCGGATGCTATGAAGCTGATGGAAAAATACAACTGGCCGGGAAACGTAAGAGAATTGGAAAACATCATCGAAAGGGCCACATTATTCGAAGAAAGCCCTGTGCTGTCGGTGACGAGTCTACCCAGCATTTTTAGACACGCTGTATCTATAAGCCCTCGCAGGAATATTAATTCCTTGGACCAGATGAACAGAACGCACATAGAAGAAGTGCTGGAATCCACCGGAGGGAATAAAACCGAAGCCTCGAAAATTCTAGGGATTAATCGATCAACACTTTATCGGATTATGAAACGCTTCAAAATTCAATAA
- a CDS encoding DMT family transporter — MNLDKRKSSRLSISACIWLILLCGIWGGNAVSIKFSSLYIPPLMAATLRSIIAGFIVWGVAVWKGQSVLFPSGKSHHAVIIGVLFGLEFLFIYWGISFTSASRSTIFLYSQPLWVIVGAHFALKQDRLSGIKIIGSFLSFIGLILVFKMHSETLPEYHRIGDVMQILAAVFWAASTLYIKRISQSIPLDHYQTLFAQLMFAIPILAMGTLLFEQNQPVVLSPVSIAALGYQVVVVASFSYLFWFWMIHNFCVSILASFLFLTPIFGVLFGSVILGEPVGLNTLAGLGMVCLGIFLINTQKSHQS; from the coding sequence GTGAATTTAGATAAGCGAAAAAGCAGTCGTCTTTCAATATCAGCTTGTATCTGGCTGATTCTGCTATGTGGCATCTGGGGCGGTAACGCTGTCAGCATTAAATTCAGCAGCCTGTACATCCCTCCGCTTATGGCAGCCACTCTTCGTTCAATTATAGCAGGTTTTATAGTCTGGGGAGTTGCTGTTTGGAAAGGTCAATCAGTTTTATTCCCATCGGGGAAAAGTCATCACGCAGTCATCATTGGTGTGCTTTTTGGCCTGGAATTTTTATTCATCTACTGGGGAATCTCCTTCACTTCCGCATCCCGCTCTACTATTTTTTTGTATTCTCAACCTTTGTGGGTAATTGTAGGGGCACATTTTGCCCTGAAACAGGACCGATTGTCGGGGATTAAGATTATAGGATCATTTCTATCTTTCATCGGGCTTATTCTTGTTTTTAAAATGCACTCAGAAACCTTGCCCGAATACCATAGGATAGGGGATGTGATGCAGATCCTGGCGGCAGTGTTCTGGGCAGCATCCACACTGTATATAAAACGCATCAGTCAATCTATCCCCCTTGATCATTACCAAACCCTTTTTGCTCAGCTGATGTTTGCCATACCGATTCTCGCAATGGGCACTTTATTGTTTGAACAGAATCAACCCGTGGTCTTAAGTCCGGTTTCGATTGCCGCATTAGGGTATCAAGTAGTTGTGGTGGCAAGCTTCAGCTATCTTTTCTGGTTCTGGATGATCCATAATTTTTGTGTCAGCATACTTGCATCATTTTTATTCCTAACACCAATTTTTGGTGTCCTTTTTGGTTCCGTTATCTTAGGCGAACCTGTTGGATTAAATACCCTGGCAGGATTAGGTATGGTCTGCCTTGGTATTTTTTTAATTAACACACAAAAAAGCCACCAAAGCTAA